In the genome of Acidovorax sp. 69, the window CCCCACCCGTTCGGGCTGAGCTTGTCGAAGCTGTGCGCTCACTCGACCGCACGCCTATGCAGAGGGCGGAGGCCGGGGTGTGCGCCCGGCGGCGCAGTGGCTTTCTTTTGCTTCGCCAAAAGAAAGCCACCAAAGAAAAGGCGACCCTACACGCTGCGTCCCTTCGCTTCGCTGCGGGCAACCTGCGGTGCTCGCGTCCAGCGGGGTCTCGCTCGAACTCGCTCCACTGCGTTGCGCTCAGACAATCGCGAGCCCTGATCCGCTGGCCGCTGCGCTCCTCGGCGCATCCTGAAGGGAACCCGGGGGATCGGACATCCATGCGGGCCATTGCTGCGCTCGGCCCCGAACGCGCGGGCGCTTCGCGCTGCGCAGCCTGGGCCGAGCGAAGTGATGGCCCGTGAGGCTGTTCGGCTGTTGGGCTCCTCACCCCTGCGGGCTGCGCCTGCGGCGGGGCGGTTGCGGGGTGAACACGCGCGTCGGAGCGCGCGTGCCTCGTGAACTGACTCGCCGTGGTTGTCCGAGCGGCGCGCGCAGCGCACAGCGAGTTCCACGGCGCACCCCGCAACCGCCCCGACGCAGGTTTGCCCCCACGCACCGCGTGGGGGTCGCAGACTGGGGGTCGCCTTTTCTTTGGTAACTTTCTTTTGGCGAAGCAAAAGAAAGTTACTCGCATGCCGGGGCGACAACCCGGCCTCCGCACTCAAGACGAGCATGCTTCTCAAACCAGCACGCCCAAGCTTCGACAAGCTCAGCCCGAACGGTTGGAAAAGGCTTCGAAGCTATAAAAACAATAGCTGCCAGCGCTTTATTCACAAGCACCAGCAGCCAAAACAACCAAGATAAGAGGTCCAGAGTGCGCCAGAATCCGGCCAACACCTTTACCGAAAGATCGTTCGGCAAGCTGCACGATCCACGCCGCTCGCGCAGCGGCCAGGATTCAGCTCCTGCTGAAATCTGGCCTCCTCTTTTACCGACAACCCGTCGGCCTGCCTCGCAGTCCACGCCGCTGACGCGGCTACCCTTTAGACTGCGCTGAAGTTGGGACGGCGCTTTTACCGAAAGATCTTTCAGCCCGCTGCGCGGTCCCCGCCGCTCACGCGGCGGCCTGATTTCAGCTCTTGCTGAAATCAGGCTTTCTCTTTTCCATAAATGCCGAGAAAGCCTCGCGCGCCGCTGGCTCGCGCAGCATGCGGCCAAAGCTCACGCCCTCCTCTGCCATCACCTCCAGCACCTTTGCCGTCTGCCCACCCTTCATCAACCGCTTGGTCTCGATGAGCGCAGACAACGGCTTGGCTGCGAGCTTCTTGGCTTGCGCCTGGGCTACCCCATTGCATTCCGTGGGTGGCACCACGCGATTGACCAAGCCCACTTCCAGCGCCGCCTCGGCCATGAAAGGCTCGCCCAGCAGCAACGCCTCGGCCGCACGGTGGTAGCCCATCATTTGCGGCACCAGCAGGCTCGAAGCCGCTTCAGGGCACAGGCCCAGGTTGACGAAGGGCATGGAAAACGCCGCGTTATCGCCCGCGTAAACCAAATCGCAATGGAACAACATGGTCGTACCAATGCCCACGGCCGGGCCGCACACCGAGGCAATCACCGGCTTGGGGAAGGTGGCGATGCCGCGCAGGAAGCGGAACACCGGCGAGTCTTGGGTAGCAGGCGGCTGCTGCAGAAAGTCGCCAATGTCATTGCCAGCACTGAAGATGGCCACGTCGCCCTGGAACACCACCACGCGCACACTGGCATCGGCCTTGGCTGCATCCAGCGCATCGGCCATGGCGGCGTACATGGCGCCTGTGATGGAGTTCTTCTTGTCGACGCGGTTGAAGGTGATGGTGGACACACCCGCTTCGGTGTGGACAAGGATGTCTTGGGTGGTGGCTTCGGTCATGGTGGTGAAGGTTCCGGGGTCTGATGGATGGGGGCGAAAAGAATGCCAGGCGCAGCACAACGGGCCGACTTCCTATTCCTTGTAATAAACGATCTGGTGGCTGGTGGCCAGCATGATGCCCGCCTCATTCCACAGCTGCACGGTCTGGTCGAAGAAACCATTGCGAAACTCCTGCCCGCGCGCCTGGCCGAGCAGGTAACCACTGCCCGTGGCCTGCAGTTGTGCCGCGGTGGCGTGGAAGTACACGGTGATCGACACGGTGCCCGCAGGCACCTGGCGCGCGCGGCGCAGCCACACGCGAGGGAAGAACACATCGGCCAGCCCGGTCAGTGCACAAAAGTCGAGCGGGCGCTGCGGCGCGTCGCGCATCCACAACTGGGTCAGACTGTGGTCACCGCTGCCGTCCCAGGTGCGCGGGATGAAACCGGCGATGGGGCGCATCTCGTAGCGGTTCAGCCATTCCACCGCACCGGGCGGTGCCACGATGGCCTTGTGCTCTGCAGGCGGCGGCACCTCAGGCATGGGCACATCGCCCACGCTCCAGGTGTCGCGACGCACCGCCGTCACCGCCGTGCCCGTGGTAGTGACTACCTGCGCGCCCTCGGCATCGGACTGCAGGATGGACAAGGTCCAGTGCTGGGTGGATCGGTTGGTACGCACGGGCACGGCCTGCACCGTGAAGGCCCCAGAAGTTAAAGCGCCCGCGTAGTTGACGGTGAGCGACAGCGGGTCGCCCAGCCGGTCGGGGTGCTGCAAGATGGCCTGCAGCAGCGTGGCCGCGGTGATGCCGCCAAACGGGCCCACCATGTTCCAGTAGCCGGGATGGGTCTGCCCTGCGTACTGACCAGGCGATGACGAAGATGGCGTCAGCGCAAGCGCCTCGTCCAGTGGATGGATGGAAGAAGAAGAAGAAGAAAAACTCATGATGCTGCAAGTGTGCCGCCAAACGGCAGGTCAGGCCGTCGTGCCCGCGACTGCCCGGGGCATCCCACCCAGCCCAGCGAGCGCCTCTGCGGCACGCGGCCACAGGCTCTGGCGAAACTGATCGCGAAAGAACCCGAAATGTCCGATGCGGCGCACCTGCAGATCGGCCGGGGTGATGCTCTCTACCCGGCGCTCGGTGTTGACATACAGGTTGACGAGGTTGTGCGTGCCGCGCAGCGTCATCAGCTCGTCGTCGCTCATCGACAACGCCAGCACCGGAAAACGCACTGCGCCATAACTTGCTGCGACCGCTGCGCCCTCGGCCCCCACGCTGTAGGTGGGGTTCAGACACCAGCGGCGCCATTGCAGGATGACACCCGCAGGCAAATCACCCACTTTCTTGAGCATGCGCCCCGGAAAGTACCCGCACAGGCGCGTGGCCAGCGGCACCAGCACCCACCAGAAATACGGAACCATGCGCTTGAGCTTGGGCGCGTTGTCGCGCCAGTAGCCACTGCCTGCGGCCACGCTGAGCAGACCATCGACCTGCTCGGGCTTCTGTAGCAAACCCGGCAACTGCGCGCCCAGGCTGTGCCCCAGCAAGTACAGCGGCTGCGACGGGAGCGCCGCCTTGGCGGCAGAGATCACCGCCTCGTAGTCCTGCGCCCAATCCAGCAAGTCCGCCTTCACATCGCGCATCAGGCCCTGCAATGAATCGCCATGGCCCCGGTAGTCGAACGTGGTGACCCGGAACCCCTGCTGCGCCATCCACAGTGCAAAAGCCTCGTAAAACGACTGCCGCACCCCCATCGCGCCGCCAATGACCACACTGGCGCGTGGCGCGCCCTCGGGTTCGTAGACACGCAGTGCCAAAGACACTGCCCCGTTGACCTGCAAGGTTTGCTTGTTCATGTCTGTCTCCTTGTGTCGAAACCGATCTACGTCGGCTTGAAAAGAAAACGATCGCTGAGGATTCGGCCTTGGCTTCGACAGGCTCAGCCCGAACGGGTGGGTGTGATTGCCCCGCCCTTATGTATTCACACCCCACCCTCATGGGCGTAGCGAGCGGCTTTCAGGCTAGGCGGACGGAGCGCAGCAACCGGAACGTACTTGCGGTACGTGAGGATTGCGAGCACCGCCCAACGACGCATGAAAGCCGCGCAGTAGCCAGTTACAACGCCTCGATGATGCCGGCGGCGCCTTGGCCTGTTCCTACGCACATCGTGACCATCCCGTACTTCAGCTTGTGCCGGCGCAGCGCATGCACCACCGTCGCCGCACGGATGGCACCGGTAGCACCCAGCGGATGCCCCAATGCAATGGCGCCCCCCATGGGGTTCACGTTCGCAGGGTTCAGGCCCAGCGTATTGATCACCGCCAGCGACTGGGCCGCAAACGCTTCGTTCAGCTCATACCAGCCGATGTCGTCACTCTTGAGGCCCGCATAACGCAGGGCCGCAGGAATGGCTTCGATAGGGCCAATGCCCATGATCTCGGGCGGCACGCCGCGCGCTGCGTAGCTCACAAAACGGGCCAGGGGCGTCAGGCCAAACTGTTTCACCGCCTTTTCGCTGGCCACGATGAGCGCACCCGCACCGTCGCTGGTCTGCGAGCTGTTGCCCGCCGTGACACTGCCACGCGCGGCAAACACGGGCCGGAGCTTGGCCAGGCCTTCCAGCGACGTGTCGGGGCGGGGGCCTTCGTCCAGGCTCACGGTGCGGCGCTTTTCCACCACTTCGCCGGTGGCGAGGTTGGGCGAACGCTCGACGATCTCATAGGGCGTTATTTCGTCGGTGAACTCACCGGCCTTTTGCGCCTTGATGGCACGCAGATGGGATTCGAGCGCGAAGGCGTCTTGCGCCTCGCGGCTGACCTTCCACTGCTGGGCGACCTTTTCGGCGGTGAGGCCCATGCCGTAGGCGATGCCCACGTTCTCGTCGCGCGCAAAAATTTCGGCGTTGAACGAAGGCTTGTTGCCGCCCATGGGCACCAGGCTCATGGACTCGGCGCCACCAGCGATCAGAACGTCGGCCTCGCCCACACGGATGCGGTCGGCGGCCATCTGCAGCGCGGTGATGCCCGATGCGCAAAAGCGGTTCACTGTGACGCCGCCCACGGGGTGGTTGAACGCCAGGCCCACGGCAATGCGCGCCATGTTCATGCCTTGCTCGCCCTCGGGGAACGAGCAGCCGATGATGGCGTCTTCAATGGCCTTGGGGTCCAGCGTGGGGACCTGCAGCATGGCGCTTTGGATGGCGGCGACCAGCAGGTCGTCGGGGCGGGTGTTCTTGAAATAGCCGCGGCCGGAGCGCCCGATGGGCGTGCGCGTGGCAGCAACGATGTAGGCGTCCTGGACTTGTTTTTGAGCCATGGTGTTGAAACTCCTTCAATTCTTGGCGGGGCGGCTGGAAGGAATCCAGGCCCACGTAAATACACATTCGACCGGCTCCACGCCGGCGTCGTCGGTCACGGAGACCGCCACCTGCACCTCGCCCTTGTCGCTGGCCTGCATGGCGGCGCGCTGCTCGGCCGTGAGCGTGGCCACGGCCTTCAAGCCGCCGGTGGCGCGCTTCTTGAACGCCATGGAGAGCTCCTTGGCCAGCGGGATGCAGTCGTCGCGCACGTTCATGCCCACCACCATGCCGGTGGCCGTTTCGGCCAGCAGGTTCATGGCCGAGGCATGCACACCACCAATGTGGTTCTGCACGCGATGCTCGTTGGCCAGGTGCACCTCGACGCGCTCAGGGGTGAGCGATACGAAC includes:
- a CDS encoding enoyl-CoA hydratase — protein: MTEATTQDILVHTEAGVSTITFNRVDKKNSITGAMYAAMADALDAAKADASVRVVVFQGDVAIFSAGNDIGDFLQQPPATQDSPVFRFLRGIATFPKPVIASVCGPAVGIGTTMLFHCDLVYAGDNAAFSMPFVNLGLCPEAASSLLVPQMMGYHRAAEALLLGEPFMAEAALEVGLVNRVVPPTECNGVAQAQAKKLAAKPLSALIETKRLMKGGQTAKVLEVMAEEGVSFGRMLREPAAREAFSAFMEKRKPDFSKS
- a CDS encoding DUF4442 domain-containing protein — encoded protein: MTDHAPNKLQRSLMRLDEAPAFMRGFVQNIILRRAVPFTGTAGVKFVSLTPERVEVHLANEHRVQNHIGGVHASAMNLLAETATGMVVGMNVRDDCIPLAKELSMAFKKRATGGLKAVATLTAEQRAAMQASDKGEVQVAVSVTDDAGVEPVECVFTWAWIPSSRPAKN
- a CDS encoding alpha/beta fold hydrolase; this translates as MNKQTLQVNGAVSLALRVYEPEGAPRASVVIGGAMGVRQSFYEAFALWMAQQGFRVTTFDYRGHGDSLQGLMRDVKADLLDWAQDYEAVISAAKAALPSQPLYLLGHSLGAQLPGLLQKPEQVDGLLSVAAGSGYWRDNAPKLKRMVPYFWWVLVPLATRLCGYFPGRMLKKVGDLPAGVILQWRRWCLNPTYSVGAEGAAVAASYGAVRFPVLALSMSDDELMTLRGTHNLVNLYVNTERRVESITPADLQVRRIGHFGFFRDQFRQSLWPRAAEALAGLGGMPRAVAGTTA
- a CDS encoding acetyl-CoA C-acyltransferase, with product MAQKQVQDAYIVAATRTPIGRSGRGYFKNTRPDDLLVAAIQSAMLQVPTLDPKAIEDAIIGCSFPEGEQGMNMARIAVGLAFNHPVGGVTVNRFCASGITALQMAADRIRVGEADVLIAGGAESMSLVPMGGNKPSFNAEIFARDENVGIAYGMGLTAEKVAQQWKVSREAQDAFALESHLRAIKAQKAGEFTDEITPYEIVERSPNLATGEVVEKRRTVSLDEGPRPDTSLEGLAKLRPVFAARGSVTAGNSSQTSDGAGALIVASEKAVKQFGLTPLARFVSYAARGVPPEIMGIGPIEAIPAALRYAGLKSDDIGWYELNEAFAAQSLAVINTLGLNPANVNPMGGAIALGHPLGATGAIRAATVVHALRRHKLKYGMVTMCVGTGQGAAGIIEAL
- a CDS encoding acyl-CoA thioesterase II gives rise to the protein MSFSSSSSSIHPLDEALALTPSSSSPGQYAGQTHPGYWNMVGPFGGITAATLLQAILQHPDRLGDPLSLTVNYAGALTSGAFTVQAVPVRTNRSTQHWTLSILQSDAEGAQVVTTTGTAVTAVRRDTWSVGDVPMPEVPPPAEHKAIVAPPGAVEWLNRYEMRPIAGFIPRTWDGSGDHSLTQLWMRDAPQRPLDFCALTGLADVFFPRVWLRRARQVPAGTVSITVYFHATAAQLQATGSGYLLGQARGQEFRNGFFDQTVQLWNEAGIMLATSHQIVYYKE